Proteins encoded by one window of Lathyrus oleraceus cultivar Zhongwan6 chromosome 1, CAAS_Psat_ZW6_1.0, whole genome shotgun sequence:
- the LOC127106078 gene encoding uncharacterized protein LOC127106078 codes for MANGGFPFQMPMLTKNNYDNWSIKMKALLGAQDVWDIIEKGFNEQDEASLSQGVEETLKESRKRDKKALFLIYQSVDEDTFEKISNATAAKEARDKLQTCNKGVEQVKKIRLQTLRGDFERLFMEESESISDYFSRVLAVVNQLKRNGEDVDEVKVMEKILRILNPSFDFIVTNIEENRDLKTMTIEQLMGSLQAYKEKQKRKIKQNEAMEQLLQLNIKEANYANYKSQRGRGCGQDRGRGRGHEGERRGSYNNYSNNGERSWNPQATRGHGRGNSWSRCDKS; via the coding sequence ATGGCGAATGGAGGTTTCCCTTTTCAAATGCCGATGCTCACAAAGAACAACTATGACAATTGGAGTATCAAGATGAAGGCGTTACTAGGAGCTCAAGATGTGTGGGATATCATTGAGAAAGGCTTCAATGAGCAAGATGAAGCATCGCTAAGCCAAGGTGTAGAGGAGACATTGAAGGAGTCAAGAAAGAGAGACAAGAAAGCTCTATTCCTCATTTATCAATCGGTGGATGAAGATACATTTGAGAAGATCTCCAATGCAACGGCGGCCAAAGAAGCACGGGACAAACTTCAAACTTGCAACAAAGGAGTGGAACAGGTGAAAAAGATTCGTCTTCAAACTCTTAGAGGTGATTTTGAACGTTTATTTATGGAAGAGTCTGAGTCAATTTCTGATTATTTTTCTCGAGTATTGGCTGTTGTCAATCAACTTAAAAGAAATGGCGAAGATGTTGATGAGGTGAAAGTCATGGAGAAAATACTTCGCATTTTAAATCCAAGTTTTGACTTCATTGTTACTAACATTGAAGAAAACAGGGATTTAAAGACCATGACTATTGAGCAACTCATGGGTTCCTTACAAGCAtacaaagaaaaacaaaagagaaaaattaaacaaaatgaGGCTATGGAGCAACTACTACAACTCAACATAAAGGAAGCAAATTATGCGAATTACAAGAGCCAAAGAGGACGAGGTTGTGGCCAAGATCGTGGGCGTGGACGAGGACATGAAGGAGAAAGAAGAGGCAGTTACAACAACTACTCTAACAATGGAGAAAGAAGTTGGAATCCACAAGCAACAAGAGGTCATGGAAGAGGAAATTCATGGTCGAGGTGTGACAAATCATAA